The following are encoded in a window of Zymoseptoria tritici IPO323 chromosome 4, whole genome shotgun sequence genomic DNA:
- the BRAT2401 gene encoding Bromodomain-containing AAA ATPase protein — protein sequence MSKRKIEHWDPTKSDSDDLDWDAASSPKARSQHRSRKSNKNSPRKPPKRRREAYGDSEDDIELDSNEASEEEASFAESSDEAPVELNPRTGRGVRSAAKKPIKYEESEEEDIIPSDSDRDPLQPTPARGKRPARADLSRPSLIVKLKLPKGMDGRRSTRTGSGSRTKREPTPQSGLTRRSSRISHDEVAPLVALTDSGKHEVVTRAATETPEPPVRRPTRGGKGLKKPPSAIMEASQEDSGSQGLDIVSQMEEAAAAAGDKAETQISRTSPTSAAKDEDIRMEYVDDEEEAVVQESQPDIDDEDEGPVSRGSRLLRTRRKASTPPTSQPGEIADEAAELDEDNRRNKRPKKRPSQRADISFEPNLRSRGNRPDYRILRPELLLPIEDDDAPAGNASATPQRNKRGGGTVYRSLFSTFGPFGGAGGPPPVFGGPDGAGALGGAESDSSDDDMVSRPQQGIGGAVGMTPTSAFPKPFAPQAHNNDALQGAGGGPPGLGKVKDKKALADADPLGVDVNVNFDGVGGLDNHINQLKEMVALPLLYPEVFTRFHVTPPRGVLFHGPPGTGKTLLARALASSVSSGGRKVTFYMRKGADALSKWVGEAEKQLRLLFEEARKNQPSIIFFDEIDGLAPVRSSKQEQIHASIVATLLALMDGMDGRGQVIVIGATNRPDSVDPALRRPGRFDREFYFPLPDQAGRRKILDIHTKGWDPPLQPQFKDQLAEITRGYGGADLRALCTEAALNAVQGTYPQIYASDEKLIIDPSTIKVLAKDFMISVNKMIPSSERSASSGATPLKKEVEPLLRQPLIEISNRIDEAIPRKRKATALEEAMYDDRNDEFGFQKETMQRDFEASRIFRPRLLITGKQGMGQQYLGAALLSKFEGLHVQSFDLPTLMKDTTRSTEAAVVQLFEEVKRHKPSVIYIPSVNVWYETLSDATKRTFVGLLRSLHPTDPVLLLGIMEQEAEEDFDQQTWADKQALHKQMVRELFGYSNKNQYDLLRPTQAAREEFFNAVIDFVRKSPKEFPGLEGRKKRKLEALPIAPPPEAPKGPTKAELKAQKKKDHQTLNMLKLHIQPVMDQIKRMYKKFRTPIIDELTIAYLYDEQDPQTLTTDLTDEQKQQQQLFRPFEIDKDEKGVGGLREASTGNFYYNLEIVTIEKRLSNGYYKRPKDFLGDIKRLAKDAKTSGDQDRTLRANEMLANVEVDMAALEIQQSGLVAECEAVYQREQERLTKAHEAERRGDDVADVVPNVPPPDASKTTDENSGPVMLGQQIPGRQLFPITPKPNSDPWSTTNGSHPSEQTNGSTVPSRPQEDSEMFDSEVDMQDPSRRAGNAPQPGHPQGLTRPFSQRSAHTQLAQGSQLDQYQNSASTTNSAQKTSSRSSGPFSAHSSTNGVHGHEHPDFTKLGPALSGSQIPDTQDPSAASQSQLSPSSQHSMAPPPRDARAGSLSAILNAEDDNLTTLHAELVRRSSGLSLEQMEQINASLMDVIWKMRGEYNRSRVCHAVKDAFNTTVQDIELCQKVWKPSQD from the exons atgtcgaagaggaagatcgaGCACTGGGATCCCACAAAGAGTGACAGCGATGACCTAGATTGGGACGCTGCATCATCGCCGAAAGCTCGGTCACAACACCGCTCCAGAAAGTCAAACAAGAACTCGCCTCGCAAACCCCCCAAGCGCCGTAGGGAGGCATACGGTGATAGCGAGGACGATATCGAGCTCGACAGTAACGAggcgagcgaggaggaggcgtcCTTTGCGGAATCGAGCGACGAAGCGCCTGTCGAGCTCAATCCTCGCACAGGAAGGGGCGTTCGATctgctgcgaagaagccgatCAAGTACGAGGAgagtgaggaagaggacatCATACCCTCCGACAGCGACCGCGATCCACTCCAGCCCACACCAGCTCGCGGCAAGCGCCCAGCACGTGCCGATCTATCGAGACCTTCACTCATTGTCAAGTTGAAACTTCCAAAGGGTATGGACGGAAGACGCAGCACGCGCACAGGTAGCGGCAGCCGCACGAAGCGCGAGCCTACACCCCAGTCTGGCCTCACGCGGAGGAGCAGTCGCATATCACACGACGAGGTCGCTCCACTTGTCGCTCTGACCGACTCCGGTAAGCACGAAGTCGTCACAAGAGCCGCCACCGAAACGCCTGAACCGCCCGTGCGTCGACCAACTCGAGGTGGAAAAGGATTGAAGAAGCCTCCGAGCGCGATCATGGAGGCGTCACAAGAGGACTCGGGTTCACAGGGTTTGGACATAGTGTCGCAGATGGAGGAGgcagccgcagccgcagGTGACAAGGCCGAAACACAAATCTCCCGCACTTCTCCTACATCAGCAGCGAAGGATGAAGACATACGGATGGAGTATGtagatgatgaggaagaggcggTTGTACAAGAGTCGCAGCcggacatcgacgacgaagacgaaggacCTGTCTCGCGAGGGAGTCGACTGCTGCGAACACGCCGAAAAGCATCGACACCGCCCACCTCGCAACCCGGTG AAATTGCAGATGAAGCGGCGGAACTAGATGAGGACAATCGACGCAACAAACGACCCAAGAAGCGCCCATCTCAACGAGCAGACATCTCCTTCGAGCCAAATCTGCGAAGCCGTGGGAACAGACCGGACTATCGCATTTTGAGGCCTGAGCTGTTGCTTCCAattgaagacgacgatgctCCTGCTGGAAACGCTAGTGCGACACCCCAACGTAACAAACGTGGAGGTGGCACGGTCTACCGCAGCTTATTCTCTACCTTTGGACCTTTTGGCGGTGCTGGTGGTCCTCCGCCTGTGTTTGGAGGTCCGGACGGAGCGGGTGCACTTGGTGGAGCGGAATCTGACAGCAGCGATGATGATATGGTTTCTCGGCCACAGCAAGGGATTGGTGGTGCCGTCGGGATGACTCCAACGTCGGCTTTCCCCAAGCCCTTTGCTCCTCAAGCACACAATAACGATGCCCTGCAaggtgctggaggaggaccaCCTGGCTTGGGCAAGGTCAAGGATAAGAAAGCACTCGCCGATGCCGATCCTCTTGGTGTTGATGTCAACGTCAATTtcgacggcgttggaggtCTCGATAACCACATCAACCAGCTCAAAGAAATGGTGGCGCTGCCTTTGCTATACCCGGAGGTCTTCACGCGCTTTCATGTCACTCCGCCTCGCGGAGTGCTCTTCCACGGACCTCCAGGTACTGGTAAAACTCTCTTGGCCCGGGCTTTGGCATCGAGTGTGAGCTCTGGTGGGAGGAAGGTCACCTTCTACATGCGCAAGGGAGCCGACGCTCTCAGCAAATGGGTTGGTGAGGCCGAGAAGCAATTACGCTTGTTGTTCGAGGAGGCTCGCAAGAACCAACCAAGTatcatcttcttcgacgagatTGATGGCTTGGCTCCTGTGCGGTCCAGCAAGCAGGAACAGATCCACGCATCGATTGTGGCCACACTGCTCGCTCTGATGGACGGCATGGACGGTCGTGGGCAGGTGATCGTCATAGGCGCTACCAACAGACCTGACTCTGTCGATCCAGCGCTTCGTCGTCCTGGCAGATTCGATCGCGAGTTctactttcctcttccgGACCAGGCTGGTCGTCGCAAAATCCTTGATATCCACACGAAAGGATGGGATCCGCCTCTTCAGCCTCAATTCAAGGATCAACTGGCGGAGATCACCCGCGGCTACGGTGGTGCTGATCTTCGCGCACTCTGTACTGAAGCAGCGTTGAACGCCGTGCAAGGGACCTATCCGCAAATCTACGCCAGCGACGAGAAGCTCATCATCGATCCAAGCACGATCAAAGTTTTGGCAAAGGACTTTATGATCTCCGTCAACAAGATGATCCCGTCCTCGGAGCGATCTGCATCCTCGGGAGCCACACCGCTGAAGAAAGAGGTCGAGCCGTTGTTGCGTCAGCCGTTGATCGAGATTTCAAACCGCATCGATGAAGCCATCCCTCGCAAGCGAAAGGCGACAGCACTGGAGGAAGCCATGTACGACGATCGAAATGATGAGTTTGGCTTTCAGAAGGAGACTATGCAAAGAGACTTTGAGGCATCTCGCATCTTCAGGCCGAGACTTTTGATCACAGGAAAGCAAGGCATGGGCCAGCAATACCTCGGAGCTGCGTTGCTCAGCAAATTTGAAGGCCTGCACGTGCAAAGCTTCGACTTGCCGACTTTGATGAAGGATACGACGAGA TCGACCGAAGCCGCCGTTGTACAACTTTTCGAAGAAGTCAAGAGGCACAAACCGAGTGTCATATACATCCCCAGCGTCAACGTCTGGTACGAAACACTGAGCGACGCAACTAAGAGAACCTTTGTCGGCCTCCTTCGCAGCCTGCATCCCACGGATCCGGTCCTACTCCTCGGCATCATGGAGCAGGAGGCCGAAGAAGACTTTGATCAGCAGACGTGGGCTGATAAGCAGGCACTACATAAACAGATGGTGCGCGAATTGTTTGGCTACTCCAACAAGAACCAATACGATCTTTTGCGACCTACCCAGGCCGCGAGAGAAGAGTTCTTCAACGCAGTCATCGACTTCGTTCGCAAGTCGCCCAAGGAGTTTCCAGGTCTTGAAGGCCGCAAGAAGCGCAAGCTCGAGGCCTTGCCAATCGCACCGCCACCCGAGGCGCCCAAGGGGCCTACCAAAGCTGAACTCAaagcgcagaagaagaaggatcatCAGACGTTGAATATGCTGAAACTCCACATTCAGCCAGTCATGGATCAGATCAAGAGAATGTACAAGAAGTTCAGAACGCCAATCATCGATGAGCTTACAATTGCGTACCTCTACGACGAGCAAGATCCTCAAACGTTGACGACCGACTTGACCGACGAACaaaagcagcagcagcaacttTTCCGGCCGTTTGAAATCGACAAGGACGAGAAAGGGGTTGGTGGGCTGAGAGAAGCATCGACCGGCAATTTCTACTACAACCTCGAGATCGTAACGATTGAGAAGCGCCTTTCCAACGGATACTATAAGCGGCCCAAGGATTTCCTCGGCGACATCAAGCGACTGGCCAAAGATGCCAAGACGTCTGGGGATCAAGATCGCACTCTGAGAGCCAACGAGATGCTGGCGAATGTGGAGGTCGACATGGCCGCGTTGGAAATTCAGCAATCTGGTCTCGTTGCGGAATGCGAGGCTGTATATCAGCGAGAGCAAGAACGTCTCACAAAGGCTCATGAAGCTGAGCGACGTGGCGACGATGTTGCCGACGTTGTGCCAAATGTACCGCCTCCCGATGCATCCAAGACAACCGATGAGAATTCAGGTCCAGTCATGCTTGGGCAGCAGATTCCAGGCCGGCAACTGTTCCCTATCACGCCCAAGCCGAACTCTGACCCTTGGAGCACCACAAATGGTAGCCACCCATCGGAGCAGACCAATGGCTCTACGGTACCATCCCGACCTCAGGAGGACTCGGAGATGTTCGACAGTGAAGTCGACATGCAAGATCCGAGCCGTAGAGCTGGCAATGCTCCTCAACCAGGCCATCCACAAGGTCTCACTCGGCCGTTCTCACAGCGCTCCGCACATACCCAGCTTGCGCAAGGCTCTCAATTGGATCAATATCAGAACAGCGCGTCAACTACCAACTCAGCGCAGAAGACCAGCTCCCGCAGCAGTGGTCCTTTCTCGGCCCACTCCAGCACCAACGGCGTGCATGGCCACGAGCATCCCGACTTCACAAAGCTCGGCCCTGCTTTGAGTGGCAGTCAGATACCAGACACTCAAGACCCCTCCGCCGCGTCTCAGTCGCAGCTatctccatcttctcaaCACAGCATGGCTCCCCCTCCGCGGGACGCCCGTGCCGGTAGTCTCAGCGCGATCCTCAACGCAGAGGACGATA ACCTTACGACTCTGCACGCCGAGCTCGTGCGCCGGTCTTCTGGACTCTCGCTCGAGCAAATGGAGCAGATCAATGCAAGTCTGATGGATGTGATCTGGAAGATGAGAGGCGAGTACAATCGCAGTCGTGTGTGTCACGCGGTCAAGGACGCGTTCAACACAACGGTGCAGGATATTGAACTTTGTCAGAAGGTCTGGAAACCCTCGCAGGATTAG
- the MgAGL6 gene encoding putative alpha-glucosidase (Alpha-Glucosidase (No Signal P prediction) (Glycosyl Hydrolase Family 31)): MSSTASAQNTQFTVPASADEGVNILPTIQDPNAKQAQLLCPGYTASDVKHTVNGFTAMLNLAGEACNVYGTDVETLSFELDVQTAHRMRISIQPAYIDNSNRSHYILDPDFVPLPQDGIPESDAQSIDLQFSWTNQPSFAFTVLRKSTGDVLFDTTGSVLVYENQYIEFVSQMPQDYNMYGMGERIHDFRLGNNFTATFYAADVGDPIDQNIYGVHPFYLDTRYFEVNNQSGEHTMVAAENATSGGDYVGYSHGVFLRNAHGMEALMLPSNLTWRTLGGTIDLYIFDGPTPEAVTKQYQLGAIGLPAMQQYWAFGFHQCRWGYHNWSETEAVVNAYRDFNIPLETIAKLEVVNFADPFPGDFTNDQNTFPYEEGKEFLDRLHSRNQHYIPIVDSAIYIPNPDNASDAYSVYTDGNDRGVFLSNPDASQYIGSVWPGYTVFPDWHANESVAWWTDSMKAHYANIPWDGIWIDMSEVSSFCVGSCGTGNLSLNPVHPPFGLPGEEGSKIFSYPEGFNLTNATEAAVASSLSASQSSANAGPTSASSTTMSYFTPPAVTPGVRNVNYPPYSINNVQGDLAVHAVSPNATHADGVEEYDVHNLFGHQILNATYQALLEVFPNKRPMIIGRSTFAGSGKWAGHWGGDNTSLWAYMYFSISQALNFALFGIPMFGVDTCGFNGNSDEELCNRWMQLSAFFPFYRNHNTLSANSQEAYTWESVADASRKAMAIRYSLLPYMYTLFYNAHTTGSTVMRALSWEFPNDPSLAATDQQFLLGPALLITPVLGQGQTSVQGVFPGVAQGEVWYDWYTQEAMSAQPGENVTIPAPLSHIPVFVRGGYVLPRQEALYTTAECRNSSWSLLAALDKNGAASGQLYVDDGESLVQNSTLLVDFTASNGTLYASSRGLYEDKNSLANVTVLGVQSQPSAVTLNGQNVASGVAYNSTSKVLAVTGLRNLTSEGAWASDWTLTWN, from the exons ATGAGCTCCACGGCATCTGCCCAAAACACCCAATTCACTGTACCAGCATCGGCAGACGAAGGTGTAAACATCCTTCCAACCATTCAAGACCCAAACGCAAAACAGGCCCAACTGCTCTGTCCCGGCTATACGGCTAGCGATGTGAAGCACACCGTGAACGGTTTCACGGCCATGCTGAACTTGGCTGGCGAAGCT TGCAACGTCTATGGGACTGACGTGGAAACGCTGTCCTTCGAGTTGGATGTGCAAACCGCACACCGCATGCGTATTTCCATTCAGCCTGCATATATCGACAACAGTAACCGCAGTCATTACATCTTGGACCCGGACTTCGTTCCTTTGCCGCAGGATGGGATCCCAGAGAGCGATGCCCAGAGCATCGACCTTCAATTCAGTTGGACAAATCAGCCTTCCTTTGCCTTCACAGTTTTGAGAAAGTCCACTGGAGATGTCCTCTTTGACACCACTGGCAGCGTTCTGGTGTACGAAAATCAATACATCGAATTTGTCTCTCAAATGCCGCAAGACTACAACATGTACGGCATGGGAGAGCGAATCCACGATTTCAGACTTGGCAACAACTTCACGGCCACCTTCTACGCTGCTGATGTTGGTGATCCGATCGACCAGAATATCTACGGTGTTCATCCTTTCTACCTCGATACCCGATACTTCGAAGTCAATAATCAGTCCGGAGAGCACACGATGGTGGCTGCGGAGAACGCAACCTCAGGTGGCGACTATGTCGGCTACAGCCACGGTGTCTTTCTACGCAACGCCCACGGAATGGAAGCTTTGATGTTGCCGTCGAACTTGACCTGGAGGACTCTTGGAGGAACCATAGATCTCTACATTTTCGACGGCCCAACGCCGGAAGCTGTCACGAAGCAGTATCAACTTGGCGCTATCGGTCTCCCTGCCATGCAGCAGTACTGGGCTTTTGGCTTCCATCAGTGTCGCTGGGGATACCACAACTGGTCGGAGACGGAGGCGGTCGTCAATGCCTACCGCGACTTCAATATCCCCCTCGAAACCAT CGCAAAACTTGAAGTCGTGAATTTTGCTGACCCCTTCCCAGGGGATTTTACGAATGATCAAAACACGTTCCCCTACGAAGAAGGAAAGGAGTTTCTGGATCGCCTCCATTCAAGGAATCAGCACTACATCCCCATTGTAGATAGTGCCATCTATATACCGAACCCGGACAATGCCAGCGATGCCTACTCGGTTTATACGGACGGCAACGATCGTGGCGTCTTCCTTAGCAACCCGGACGCCAGCCAATATATTGGCTCAGTGTGGCC GGGCTACACTGTTTTCCCAGACTGGCACGCCAACGAGTCTGTGGCTTGGTGGACTGACTCCATGAAAGCACACTATGCGAACATTCCTTGGGACGGTATCTGGATCGATATGAGCGAGGTCTCATCCTTCTGTGTCGGAAGCTGTGGCACCGGCAATCTGTCCCTCAATCCGGTACACCCACCCTTCGGTCTCCCTGGCGAAGAGGGTAGCAAAATCTTCAGCTATCCCGAAGGCTTCAATCTGACGAACGCCACCGAGGCCGCTGTGGCGTCTTCGCTTTCTGCATCGCAGTCATCCGCCAATGCTGGGCCAACATCGGCATCCTCAACCACTATGTCCTACTTTACGCCACCGGCCGTCACGCCAGGTGTACGGAACGTTAACTACCCGCCATATTCGATCAACAACGTTCAGGGAGATCTCGCAGTTCATGCTGTGAGCCCGAATGCCACTCATGCGGATGGTGTCGAGGAGTACGATGTTCACAATCTGTTCGGTCACCAAATCTTGAACGCTACCTACCAGGCTCTACTGGAAGTGTTCCCGAATAAGCGGCCTATGATCATTGGCCGTAGCACCTTTGCTGGAAGCGGAAAATGGGCTGGGCATTGGGGCGGTGACAATACTTCCCTTTGGGCTTACATGTACTTCAGCATCTCGCAGGCATTGAACTTTGCCCTGTTCGGCATTCCCATG TTCGGCGTTGATACTTGCGGGTTTAACGGTAACTCGGACGAGGAGCTGTGCAACAGATGGATGCAGCTCAGCGCTTTCTTCCCCTTCTACCGCAACCACAACACTCTCTCTGCAAACTCACAAGAGGCATACACCTGGGAGTCTGTCGCCGATGCATCCCGCAAGGCAATGGCGATCCGATATAGTCTTCTCCCATACATGTACACCCTTTTCTACAACGCCCACACCACTGGCAGCACCGTCATGCGTGCATTGTCCTGGGAGTTTCCCAACGATCCGAGTCTTGCCGCGACCGACCAGCAATTCCTCCTCGGACCTGCTCTTCTCATCACTCCTGTCCTTGGACAAGGCCAGACGAGCGTCCAGGGCGTATTTCCGGGTGTCGCTCAAGGAGAAGTCTGGTACGATTGGTACACACAGGAAGCCATGTCCGCTCAGCCTGGCGAGAACGTCACCATCCCCGCTCCACTGAGCCACATTCCGGTGTTCGTTCGCGGTGGCTACGTCTTGCCACGCCAGGAAGCACTCTACACCACCGCAGAATGCAGGAACAGTTCTTGGAGCCTGCTTGCCGCTCTGGACAAGAACGGCGCCGCTTCCGGCCAGCTGTAcgtcgatgatggcgagaGCTTGGTGCAGAACTCGACGCTCTTGGTCGACTTCACGGCTTCGAATGGAACGTTGTATGCTTCCTCACGCGGTCTGTATGAGGACAAGAACTCGTTGGCCAATGTTACTGTTCTGGGGGTACAGTCGCAGCCGAGTGCGGTCACATTGAATGGGCAGAATGTTGCGTCGGGAGTGGCATACAACAGCACGAGCAAGGTTTTGGCTGTGACTGGACTGCGGAATTTGACCAGTGAGGGTGCTTGGGCGAGTGATTGGACTTTGACGTGGAATTGA
- a CDS encoding uncharacterized protein (unknown function. No reliable hits with protein databases, neither with hypothetical (not significant). Predicted small (200 amino acids) protein; no Trp and His. Rich in Ala, Ser, Thr, Val, Gly. Probable M graminicola specific protein (novel gene).) encodes MALKVTFALAALASIALAQNQTQAGQPTLTIPFGSTPSADGFAASVQSADGCKTTLVVGCAETSSPNELCQLATDLAATLVMNPTGYQVGYSYSTLGGSAVLSQSCSFEGPVTAATGGVCTLSISVGAAGYSTSVSTVATISSGDVVYARAPVTAGASNLPTGSAACSPTSDGGVAAPTNMVMSVVKVLVPVVAVAGVLI; translated from the exons ATGGCCCTCAAAGTGACTttcgccctcgccgccttGGCCAGCATTGCCCTCGCCCAGAACCAAACACAAGCTGGTCAGCCGACTCTGACGATTCCCTTTGGATCTACGCCGAGCGCAGATGGCTTTGCAGCCAGTGTGCAGTCAGCCGACGGCTGCAAGACGACTCTCGTGGTTGGCTGCGCAGAGACCTCATCGCCCAACGAACTCTGCCAACTCGCCACCGATCTCGCTGCCACGCTGGTCATGAACCCCACCGGATACCAAG TCGGATACTCCTACAGCACCCTCGGCGGCAGCGCCGTCCTCAGTCAATCCTGCAGCTTCGAAGGACCCGTGACCGCAGCGACCGGCGGCGTCTGCACTCTGTCGATATCTGTCGGTGCAGCTGGTTATTCAACCTCGGTCAGCACGGTCGCAACCATATCCAGTGGAGATGTGGTCTACGCACGAGCTCCGGTCACTGCGGGAGCGTCGAATTTGCCGACTGGGAGTGCTGCTTGCTCGCCGACGAGCGATGGAGGTGTCGCTGCTCCGACGAATATGGTGATGAGTGTGGTCAAGGTATTGGTCCCGGTTGTGGCGGTTGCTGGAGTGCTCATCTAG